The genomic stretch AAATGTTTCCTTTTCAGCAAAAAGCTGTTAAAATGTCAAAGGTAACATTTAGTATACAAATATTTGGAGGTATGAATGAATATATTTTTTGTTTCACTGGGTTGCGATAAAAATCTGGTGGACAGTGAGATAATGCTTGGAATAATTAAGGAATATGGTTTTACCATAACCGATGAGGAGGATAAAGCGGATATTATAATTGTGAATACCTGCTGCTTTATCAATGACGCAAAAGAAGAAAGTATTAATACTATCCTTGAAATGGGGCAGTATAAGAAAACAGGAATATTAAAAGGCCTTATAGTTACAGGATGTCTGGCACAGCGATATAAGGAAGATATCTTAAATGAGATACCTGAAGTGGATGCGGTAGTCGGTACAAAAAGATATGAGGAAATAGCAACTGTAATTGAAGATGTATTAAATGGAAGCAAGTCCGTTAAAGTGGAAGAAACTGCCACAGCAACTGTGCAGACAGAAAAACATAAACGTATTAATACTACTGGGGGGTACTTCTCCTATTTAAAGATTGCCGAGGGCTGTAATAAATACTGTACCTATTGTATCATTCCTAAAATCAGAGGCAACTATCAGAGCAGACCAATGGAAGAAGTGCTTGAAGAAGCGAAAGACCTGGCGGATAATGGGGTGAAAGAATTGATTCTGGTTGCCCAGGAGACTACACTTTACGGAAAAGACCTTTTCGGTGAAAAGAAACTTCCGGAGCTCTTAAGACAATTATGTAAGATTGAAGGAATTGAATGGATTCGAATCCTTTATTGCTATCCTGAAGAGATTACCAAAGAACTGATAGAAGTAATCAAGACTGAAAAGAAAATCTGTCATTATCTTGATATGCCTATCCAGCATGCCAGCGATAATGTATTAAAGAAAATGGGCAGAAGAACCAGCAAAGCGGAACTGGTTCAGAAGGTACAGGAACTCAGAAAAGAAATTCCTGATATTGCCCTTAGAACTACCTTGATAACAGGTTTTCCGGGAGAGACGGAAGAA from Anaerocolumna sp. AGMB13020 encodes the following:
- the rimO gene encoding 30S ribosomal protein S12 methylthiotransferase RimO, whose protein sequence is MNIFFVSLGCDKNLVDSEIMLGIIKEYGFTITDEEDKADIIIVNTCCFINDAKEESINTILEMGQYKKTGILKGLIVTGCLAQRYKEDILNEIPEVDAVVGTKRYEEIATVIEDVLNGSKSVKVEETATATVQTEKHKRINTTGGYFSYLKIAEGCNKYCTYCIIPKIRGNYQSRPMEEVLEEAKDLADNGVKELILVAQETTLYGKDLFGEKKLPELLRQLCKIEGIEWIRILYCYPEEITKELIEVIKTEKKICHYLDMPIQHASDNVLKKMGRRTSKAELVQKVQELRKEIPDIALRTTLITGFPGETEEDHEELKSFVEEMGFDRLGVFTYSKEEDTPAAKMPSQIKKAVKVKRQKEIMALQQKIAFEKAEEKVGNRLNVLIEGKLPEEAIEEYGMEDGNVYIGRTYMDAPNVDGYIFIPTRAEIMSGEIVEAVVTDAKGYDLIGELVH